One genomic window of Solanum dulcamara chromosome 12, daSolDulc1.2, whole genome shotgun sequence includes the following:
- the LOC129875870 gene encoding cationic amino acid transporter 2, vacuolar-like, which yields MGFVGDAQKIDGGGSCSSGDKGGCFIGGMKSLVRRKQVDSANSKSSSASGSSHQLAKALTIPHLITIGVGSTIGAGVYILVGTVAREHSGPALTISFLIAGIAAALSAFCYAELASRCPSAGSAYHYSYICVGEGVAWLVGWALVLEYTIGGSAVARGISPNLAMLFGSPDSLPSFLARHTIPGLNVTVDPCAAILVFLVTGLLCLGIKESTMVQGFVTSVNVCVMAFVIVVGGYLGYKAGWPGYELPVGYFPYGVDGMLAGASTVFFAYIGFDSVASTAEEVKNPQRDLPMGIGFALSICCSLYMLVSAVIVGLVPYYAMDPDTPISSAFASHGINWAAYIITIGACTSLCSTLMGSIMPQPRILMAMARDGLLPSFFSDVNKRTQVPVKGTIATGLLSGTLTFFMNVEQLSGMVSVGTLLAFTMVAISVLILRYVPPDQVPIPSSLQEAIDSVSLRHSGCSSSSDIDVENTKIPAVTSGDSTPLLGEISVRHPLVEKAAAKLSYLVRQRRKVAGWTIMFICIGVCMVTSAASIVSLSNSARYALSGIGGLLLLSGLIVLTCIDQDDARHRFGHTGGFTCPFVPLLPIACILINVYLLINLGGATWARVSIWLVIGACIYALYGRTHSSLKSAVYVPATHVDEIYETSAISLAC from the exons ATGGGGTTTGTTGGTGATGCACAAAAGATTGATGGTGGTGGTAGTTGTAGTAGTGGTGATAAAGGAGGGTGCTTTATTGGGGGTATGAAAAGTCTTGTAAGAAGGAAGCAGGTTGATTCTGCAAATTCAAAATCATCTTCTGCATCTGGTTCTTCTCATCAATTAGCCAAAGCCTTAACTATTCCTCATCTTATTACAATAG GGGTTGGTTCAACAATAGGCGCTGGGGTGTATATTCTAGTTGGCACAGTTGCTAGAGAGCACTCAGGCCCGGCCCTCACTATTTCCTTTCTAATAGCTGGAATAGCAGCTGCTCTTTCTGCCTTTTGCTATGCCGAGCTCGCAAGTCGTTGCCCATCAGCTGGGAGTGCCTATCATTATTCTTACATTTGTGTTGGAGAGGG TGTTGCTTGGCTGGTCGGTTGGGCATTAGTACTGGAGTACACAATTGGAGGTTCCGCCGTTGCTCGTGGCATATCTCCAAATCTG GCCATGCTTTTTGGAAGTCCAGACAGCCTGCCGTCTTTCTTAGCTCGTCACACAATCCCTGGACTGAATGTTACAGTGGACCCATGTGCAGCAATTTTGGTGTTTCTTGTTACTGGGCTTTTGTGTCTGGGGATCAAGGAG AGTACCATGGTACAAGGATTTGTCACTTCAGTAAATGTTTGTGTCATGGCTTTTGTAATTGTTGTTGGTGGATATCTGGGCTACAAAGCAGGATGGCCAGGCTATGAGCTTCCTGTTGG GTATTTTCCTTACGGAGTTGATGGAATGCTTGCTGGAGCTTCAACTGTGTTCTTTGCCTACATTGGGTTTGATTCAGTTGCTAGTACAGCAGAGGAG GTGAAGAATCCTCAACGTGACCTGCCAATGGGAATTGGTTTTGCGTTATCGATATGCTGTTCTCTCTACATGTTAGTCTCAGCAGTTATTGTTGGTTTAGTACCCTATTATGCTATGGATCCAGATACACCAATCTCTTCTGCATTTGCAAGTCATGGAATTAATTGGGCAGC ATATATTATAACTATTGGAGCTTGTACTTCTCTTTGCTCAACATTGATGGGTTCTATAATGCCTCAG CCACGGATACTTATGGCAATGGCTCGGGATGGATTGCTGCCTTCATTTTTCTCAGATGTTAACAAACGGACTCAAGTGCCTGTTAAGGGCACTATAGCAACTGGTTTACTTTCTGGAACCTTAACATTTTTCATGAACGTTGAACAGTTGTCAGGAATG GTTAGTGTTGGTACACTTCTTGCATTTACAATGGTGGCTATTTCAGTATTGATTCTCCGATATGTACCACCAGACCAGGTCCCAATTCCCTCCTCTCTTCAGGAGGCAATAGACTCAGTAAGCCTGCGACATAGTGGCTGTAGTAGTAGTTCAGACATTGATGTCGAGAATACCAAAATTCCAGCTGTGACCTCTGGCGATAGCACTCCATTGCTAGGCGAGATTTCAGTCAGGCATCCTCTTGTGGAAAAAGCAGCAGCAAAGCTGAGCT ATCTAGTACGTCAAAGGCGGAAAGTTGCTGGCTGGACAATTATGTTCATCTGTATTGGAGTATGCATGGTTACATCTGCTGCTTCAATTGTTAGCTTGTCTAa TTCTGCAAGGTACGCACTGTCTGGAATAGGTGGGTTGCTCCTGCTATCTGGTCTGATAGTGCTCACTTGCATAGACCAGGATGATGCGAGGCACAGATTTGGACACACAGGAG gTTTCACTTGTCCGTTCGTTCCACTTCTACCTATTGCCTGCATTCTCATCAACGTCTACTTATTAATTAATCTTGG TGGTGCAACGTGGGCCCGTGTATCGATATGGCTAGTCATAGGGGCGTGCATATATGCTTTGTATGGCCGAACCCACAGTTCACTAAAAAGTGCAGTTTACGTTCCTGCAACTCACGTGGATGAAATCTATGAAACATCTGCAATCTCCCTTGCATGTTGA
- the LOC129877746 gene encoding probable lysophospholipase BODYGUARD 4 has translation MLKMSVNFAQKWLQVFTDILVSSASAVVFLFLDFLDVLFCVFFKLIDKLFEGKSSVCYCSIENEEEEKSDNNNENNVLSSTLYKRKNLFRGIGFRRNISNRRKLNENVRWSDCSCENCISWMNNIEAELKLHVVIKEPHPANLEDFKGKKAENIVFLHGFLSSSTFWTETIFPNLSEDAMQKYRLLAVDLLGFGKSPKPNNCLYTLKDHVGMIESSVIQPFELNSFHIVAHSMGCVVALALAAKHSHSVRSITLIAPPYVTSTKEDVSLTALNRLAARRLWPPLLFGSSFMSWYEHLGRCICYIICKNHRIWEGILKLLTWNRNLHFMAIDLTRHTHHSAWHTMHNVICGGAKFMDQYLETLRIAKVKINVIQGSRDQVVPIECSNNVKMKVSNAEVKIIDNADHTSVVIGRENELCNDLEKLRGSIC, from the exons ATGCTTAAAATGTCTGTAAATTTCGCACAAAAATGGCTACAAGTTTTCACAGATATTCTCGTTTCATCAGCGAGTGCAGTAGTTTTCTTATTTCTCGACTTTCTCGATGTTCTGTTCTGCGTGTTCTTCAAATTGATTGATAAATTATTTGAAGGTAAAAGTTCGGTTTGTTACTGTTCcatagaaaatgaagaagaagaaaaaagtgacAATAATAATGAAAACAATGTGTTGTCGAGTACTCTTTATAAACGGAAAAATTTATTTAGGGGAATTGGATTTCGCCGGAATATTAGTAATCGgagaaaattgaatgaaaatgtGAGGTGGTCTGATTGTTCTTGTGAGAATTGTATTTCATGGATGAACAATATTGAGGCGGAGTTGAAGCTTCATGTTGTTATCAAAGAACCTCACCCAG CTAACTTAGAGGATTTCAAAGGGAAGAAAGcagaaaatatagtatttttacaTGGTTTTCTCTCATCGTCCACATTCTGGACAGAGACAATTTTTCCCAATCTATCTGAAGATGCAATGCAGAAATACAGATTGTTAGCAGTTGACCTATTGggatttggaaaaagtccaaaaCCAAACAATTGCTTATACACACTTAAAGATCATGTGGGAATGATTGAGAGTTCAGTAATTCAACCATTTGAGTTGAATTCATTTCATATAGTTGCACATTCAATGGGCTGTGTGGTGGCATTAGCCTTAGCTGCAAAACATTCTCACTCTGTCAGATCAATCACCTTAATAGCACCA CCTTATGTCACATCAACAAAGGAGGATGTTAGTTTAACAGCACTTAACAGACTTGCTGCAAGAAGATTGTGGCCACCTTTGTTATTTGGTTCATCATTTATGTCTTGGTATGAACACTTGGGTAGATGTATATGTTACATCATCTGCAAAAACCACAGAATTTGGGAAGGAATCCTCAAGTTACTCACTTGGAATAG GAACCTACATTTTATGGCAATTGACTTGACTAGGCACACTCATCATTCAGCTTGGCACACAATGCACAATGTGATATGTGGAGGAGCAAAGTTTATGGATCAATATTTAGAAACTTTAAGAATAGCCAAGGTGAAAATTAATGTTATTCAAGGTAGTAGGGATCAAGTAGTGCCAATAGAATGCAGCAACAATGTAAAGATGAAAGTGTCAAATGCTGAGGTAAAAATTATTGATAATGCAGATCATACTTCTGTAGTCATAGGTAGAGAAAATGAATTGTGTAATGATTTAGAAAAGTTACGGGGGTCAATATGCTAG